AACATTAAGGATTTAGGATCTTCAGTCCTATTCATATGCAGTAACAGTGGGTATAAAGCATCTAAAGATAAAATTGAAAAGAGCTTTGAAGGAACAAATACTAAGATTATATTTGAAATTTTTAGTGGAATAAGTTCTACTGGAGAAATTGAAAGAATGCGTAAAATTGCTAAAGATAATAGTATTGAAATTATTGCAGCAATAGGTGGTGGTAGTGCTATTGATACTGCAAAGGCAACTGCATATTATGAAAAACTTCCAGTTGTTATTATGCCAACAGTTGTTGCTACAGATGCACCATGTACAGGATTATCAGTTATTTACAATGATGATGGAACATTTTCGAATTACATATTTTACCCTAAAAATCCAGACGTGGTAATTGTTGATACATCAATTATCGTAAAAGCTCCTGTAAGATTTTTAGTTGCAGGGATGGGAGACGCACTTGGAACTTATTTTGAAGCTAGAGCTTGTGTTAAGACAAATTCACCAAGTCTAGAAAATGGAGGAATTACTAAATCAGCAATGGCTTTATGCTCACTTTGCTATGACACATTATTAGAAGATGGTTATATAGCTAAATTATCAGCTGAAAAAGGACTTTTAACTCCAGCAGTAGAAAACATTATTGAAGCTAATACTTACTTAAGTGGAGTTGGTGCAGATAATGGTGGACTAGCGGTAGCACACTCTGTTTACAATGGTTTTACAGCACTTGAAGAATGTGAGAAGACAATGCATGGTGAATTAGTTGCATTTGGTACTATAGCGCAACTTATTATAGAAAATGCACCTCAAGAGGAACTTGATAAAGTTATAGAATTTTGTATTTCAGTAGGACTTCCTATAACACTTGCAGAGGTGGGAGTAACAGACACTGAAAGAGTTAAGATTGCATGTGAAAAAGCATGTATGGAAGGTGAATCTATTCATAATATGCTTGGTGATGTTACACCAGAAGAGTTATATAATGCACTTCTTACTGCAGATGCTATTGGTAAAACAATATTAAATTAGGTAATATCAAAAAAATATAAATTAGATTATTGAAATTAACAATACCTATAATAACTTCTACAGATGTTATTATAAATTATAAATATATTGGTAATGGAGTCACTACATTTTGCAAAATAAAATGTGGTGGCCTTTTTATTAAATTTAAGGGCATCTCTTTAAAATATTAATATATATTAACTTATTTTTTAGATGCCATAAGGAGGATAAAAATGATTATAAAAAGTATTGAGATATCTGAAATTTTGGTGCCTTTAGTTACACCATTTAAAACAGCTCTTAGAACAGTTGAAGCTGTTAATGATATAGTGGTAAAAGTTATATCGGATAAAGGTGAAATAGGATATGGTGAAGCAGCACCTACAGCAGTAATAACAGGGGAAACAAAAGAATCAATTAAATCTGCAATTTTAAATTATATAAAGCCTTCTATTTTAGGCATGGAAATAGATAATTTAGAAAGTATAATGGAAAAAATAAATAGTTGTATTTTAAAAAATACAAGTGCAAAGGCTGCAGTTGATATGGCTATTTATGATTTATATGCTAAAAAACTTAATTCACCGTTATATAAAATTCTTGGTGGATATAGAAATGAAATTACTACAGACATTACTATTAGTGTAAATGAAATAGATGTAATGGTGAAAGATAGTATAAAAGCTGTGAATGAAGGCTTTAATATTTTAAAGATAAAGGTAGGAAAAGAAGGTGAAAAAGATATACAGAGAATTGCTGAAATAAGAAAAGCAGTTGGATCAAATGTAAGTATTCGTGTTGATGCAAACCAAGGTTGGACAAGCAAACAAGCTGTTAAAATCATAAGTGCTTTTGAAGATAAAGATTTAAATATTGATTTAGTAGAACAACCAGTTAAATATTGGGACTTAGAGGGAATGAAGTATGTAACTCAAAATACGTATACAAAAATTTTAGCAGACGAAAGTGTCTTTTCTCCACATGATGCAGCAAAGATAATTCAAGAAAGAGCAGCAGATTTAATTAATATAAAGCTTATGAAAACAGGCGGAATATATAATGCTTTAAAAATTTGTGATATAGCAGAAGTTTATGGAGTAGAGTGTATGATTGGGTGTATGCTTGAAAGTAAAATAAGTGTGAGTGCGGCAGCAAATCTGGGTGCTGCTAGAAAGATAATAACAATGGTAGATTTAGATGGACCAGCACTTTGCAAAATTGACCCAATAAGTGGAGGACCTATTTTTAGCGGAAGTAGTATAAAAATGAGCGGAAAAGTTGGAATAGGTTTTGACGATATAGTAGAAATTTAATTGAATATAGATGTCGCAAAAAAAACTACATGATGCCATTGATCTAATCAAACCATTAGTCGATGGCGAAACGATTGAGATCAAAGACATCTACATAGGTTCCCAAAAAGGAACTTAAAAGCAGATTAATTATAACTAAATTATTTAAAGATAACAAGCGGAAAAGAAATCTAAAACAAGAAAAAGCTTTAAAACAAGAAAAAAGAAAATTTAATAATAGAGCCTCTTTATCAAGGTACTTACTGTAACATATAACATATATTACAGTAATGATAGTACCTTTTATTAAGTATGCTCAAATTTAATAACACAATTAAAATTATTACAATATAAACCCAAATGTTCTAATTTATGTTTTTAATTTTATTCGCGACTTGCTTTAAACTTATTAGTAATATTATGGATAAATAAGCTTGATGGCTATGAAGACAAGCTTTGAACAAGCATTTTGGAACAACTTATAATCAATAAGCACAGCCATCAAAATCTTCTAATGTAACTTCCACAAAGCAAGCCCCCTTATTTCTAGTTTTGGACATATATTCATAGGCACAAAACTTGATATTATCTAAGTATTTCTTTGAAATAAATAAAGTATATTCTTAAAAAATGAATTTGCAGAAAGCCCAAAGGTATTTCATATCTAAATTAAATTAAGGAGCGTGAATTAAATGATAAGACCAAAACCTTTAAAAAAGGGAGATAAGATAGGATTAATTGGGGCTTCAAGTCCAATACCACAAGATAGAATAGAACCTTCTATTAAAGCTATGGAAGCTCTAAGCCTCGAAGTTGTACTTGGGGAAAGTTGCAGAGGATATCATGGATTTTTATCTGGAAGTGATGAACTTAGAGCAAAAGACATAAATGACATGTTTGAGGATAAAAGCATTAAAGGTATTTTTGCAATTAGAGGTGGGTATGGTGCAGCTAGACTTTTAGATATGTTAGATTATAATATGATTAAGAAAAATCCTAAGGTATTTGCAGGATATAGTGATGTAACTGCCCTTCATAATGTACTTAATGAAAAATGCAAACTAATAACTTTTCATACACCAATGGCATCAACAGAATTTTATAAAGGTGTAGATGATTATACAATGAATTATTTTAGAAAAAACATATTTAGTGATGAACCACTGGGAACACTTAAAAATCCAGAGGGCCAAGAAATTAAAACTTTAGTTAGTGGAAAGGCAAAAGGAAAATTAGTTGGAGGAAATCTTTCTTTAGTAGTTTCTTCGATGGGAACTACACATGAGATTGATACAAAGGATAAAATATTATTTTTAGAAGATGTAGATGAATATCCATATAAAATAGATAGAATGCTATTACAATTAAAGCAATGTGGAAAATTTAAAGATGCCGCAGGAATTATTTTGGGTGCATGGACAGATTGTAAAGCAAATGAAGGGGATAATAGCTTAACTTTAATGGAAGTCTTTGAAGAACTTATAAAAACAGAAAACAAACCTACAATTTATAACTTGGCTTGCGGACATTGTATGCCTACGATGAGTCTTCCTTTAGGTGCAATGGTGAAAATTAATGGGGATAAGGGTGAGATTACCATACTTTAGAAATATACATTGTAGGGGGTTATTCAAATGAAGTATGCAATAGTAAATAAGGCTGTTGGAGTATTAAAAAGTGAACCTAAGGGAGCTTCTGAAAATGCTGATGAAGTTTTATTTGGAATGAATGTTGAAATACTTAAAGAGCTAGATAACAATTGGTTTTATGTAAGAACTCATTATAATTATGAAGGTTATATAAATGGAGATAATTTAATAATTAATGATGAGCTTTCAAAGAAATGGGAAAAAGATAAAAATATTATGGTAATTAATTCGTTTGCAGATGTACTTAATAAACCAGAAGCATCTGGATATGAAATTGCAAGTGTAACAAGAGGAGCTAATTTAATTTCATGTGATGAAATAAGTGAAAATAAAAGATTTCTAAAGGTGAAATTACCAAGTGGAGAAAAAGGATGGATAAGAAAGAGTTTCACATCAGATTTAATAATAGATTGTGAAATAAAAGATGAAGAAAAGCTTAGAGAAAATCTAGCAAAATGTGCTCTAAGCTATATTGGAACTCAATATAGATGGGGCGGAAAGTCACCTCTTGGAATAGATTGTTCTGGACTTTGCTCTATGGCATATATGCTAAATGGAATATTGATTTATAGAGATGCAGATATAAAAGAAGACTTTCCCATAAAGGAAATAACTTTTGATAAGCTAAAAAAAGGAGATCTAATATTCTTTCCAGGACATGCAGCAATGTATTTAGAAGCTGGGAATTATATTCATTCATCAACAAGTAATGATGTGGTGAAAATAAACAGTTTAAATGAAAAGGCAGAAAATTATAATGAATATTTAGGAACATGTGCTAAGCGGTTTGGAAGCATATTTAAATGAGCCTTGGAATCTGGGGCTCTCAATATTCGCTATAGGTGAAACAAGCGTTGAAAAGAGGTATTATCCAAGTGAAGAAAGCAGTAAGATTATAAAAAAGTGGTATACAAAAGATTAATTCAAATGGTGAAGAAACTAATTTGTACAATATAAGACAAGGAGAGTTTTGTCATGAAGCTTTAAGTTGTTTATCAAACTTTGAATCTTTAAATATAACAGGTAAAGCAATTCAAGATTCAGAGGTATGCATAATACCTGTAGATATAGTAAGACTGCATTTCATGAAAGACAATGAATTTTTGCTATATATATATATATATATATATATATATATATATGAAGATTTGCACAAAAAATTTAATTCTGTCTTAGATAATAAAGAAGAAATAATGCATGAATCACTAGAAACAAGACTTGTAAAATTGCTTATTAATAAAAATAGTAACATAATTTATACGACGCATGGAGAGTTAACTTTTGAAATTGATTCAGATAGAGAAGTTGTAAGTAGGAAACTTAAAAGCATTGAAAAACGAGGATATATAAAATTAGAAAGAGGCAAAATAATAATAATTAAGAATTTAAAAAAATTTTTTAAAAAATTGAAAATTGCGAAATTTGATTATTATATTGAATTATAATATAATTAACATTGTAATAATAATTGAATATAAATAGGTACGGTTGGACAAATTTTATAATTTGTTTTCAAGCAATTTTAGTTTCTGGGGTGGGAAACTCTATTAGAGTGTTCCACCTCTTTTTGCTTTAATTTTTAATAACTCAATTATAATTATTTATTTAAACTAAACGTCTAGGATATCCATAATAATATTAAGGAGATTAACTTATGAAGAAAAATGTTTACAACAAAACTTTCAATCAATTTTTAAGCTTTTTTAAAAATGAATCTGCTAGTGGTATAATACTCTTGATTTTTGCAATTGCTGCCATAATAATTGCAAATTCCAATTTTGCTACAACATACAATAATATACTCCATACCTACATAACTATTGGATATAAAAACTTTTCGTTATCAATGTCACTACTTCACTGGATTAATGATGGATTAATGGCTATATTTTTCTTAGTAGTTGGCATGGAAATAAAACGAGAAGTGGTATTTGGAGAGCTTAAATCTTTAAAAAAGACAATACTGCCAGTATCTGCTGCCGTAGGAGGTATGATTGTACCAGCAATAATTTATGCATTACTTAATTATAATGAACCTACGGCAACAGGATGGGGAATTCCAATGGCAACAGATATTGCATTTGCGTTAGGAATACTTTCTTTGGTAGGCAGAAAAGCACCTAAAGGAATAATAGTATTTCTTACAGCGTTAGCTATAGTTGATGATTTAGGAGCTATTATTGTAATTGCAATATTCTATACTAGCCAAATTTCTTGGATTGCTCTTATTATGGGATTAATTATTTTTATAGTTTTAATATTAGCTAATAGATTTAATGTAAAATATACAGCTATTTTTATTATTGGAGGTTTAGTTCTATGGGTTTGTTTGTTAAAATCAGGAATACATGCAACAATTGCTGGAGTATTACTTGGAATGGCCTTACCTATTGGAAAAACTGTTGATGAATTTGAAACATCAATTTTGTACAGGGTTGATAAAACTCTATCTCCGTGGTCTTCTTTTTTAGTTATGCCAATATTCGCTTTAGCTAATTCAGGTATAACTATTGATATTAGTAGTATTGGAACAATAGTAAAAACACCAATCAGTTTAGGAATTATATTTGGTTTGGTTATTGGTAAGCAAATAGGGATATTTGGAGTTTCATACATTTTAGTAAAATTAAAAGTGGCTAAACTTCCATCTAAAGTAACTAAAAGACATTTATATGGTGCAAGTGTCCTTGGGGGTATTGGATTTACTATGTCAATCTTTGTTTCATCTTTATCGTTTGCAGATGAAACTGCGTTAACCACAGCCAAAATAAGCATTATGATTGCTTCAATTTTAGCGGCAATATTAGGTGGAATAACTTTTTCATTTATAAAACTTAAAAGTGAGAAAGTGAATTAATCGCAAATTGACGATATTTAATATTAATGATAATATATATGAGGCTTTGATTTAGTTAAAGTATACTAAGTCAAAGCCTGTATTTTGTAAAAAATTATTAATATAGATTTAAAAAAAATTCGCAATAATTAAAAGAAGAAAGAAGGAATTAGATGAAAGAAATTAAACAAGAATGGTTTGGAAATATTAAAGGAGATTTACTGGCAGGGATAGTTGTTTGTATGGCATTGATACCAGAGGCTATAGGATTTGCTATAGTAGCTGGAGTTGATCCTATGGTTGGAGTATATGCATCTTTTTGTATGTCTTTAATTATATCAATTTTTGGTGGAAGAACAGGAATGATTTCGGCTGCAGCTGGCGCAATGGCATTGGTTTTAGCAAGTTTAGTAAAGGAACATGGAATAGAGTATATGCTTGTAGCAACAATACTTACAGGAGTATTCCAAGTTGTTTTAGGATTTTTTAAGATAGGAAATTTATTAAAGTTTATACCTAGGCCAGTTATGATAGGATTTGTAAATGCACTAGGAATAATGATGTTTAAGTCACAACTACCTTATTTTAAAGGGTCATTTATTTTAATAATTTTAGGCGCAATAGGTATTTCAATAATTTATTTATTACCTAAATTAACAAGAGTAGTACCATCTCCAATAGTCGCAATAATAGTTGTTACATTAATAGTAGTTATATTTAAGATTGATATAACTACATTAGGGGATATGGGGAAAATAAATAGTGACTTGCCAAACTTTTTAATACCTAATATACCATTTAATATGGAAACTCTTAAAATAATATTACCGTATTCTATATCACTTTCATTAGTTGGGCTTGTAGAATCTCTATTAACAGCTCAGTTAATTGATGATTTAACAGATACTCCAAGCAATAAGAATAGAGAATGCGTAGGTCAAGGATTGGCTAATGTAGTATGTGGATTTTTTGGAGGAATAGCAGGGTGCGGAATGATTGGGCAAACCCTTATAAATCATAATTATGGTGGAAGAGGTAGATTATCAACACTTACATCAGGAACAGTAATGTTGATTTCAGTAATAGTATTAAATAAATTTGTTGTGCAAATTCCAGTAGTTGCTTTAGGTGCGGTTATGGTAGTTGTATCAATAACAACATTTAATTGGGGTTCAATTAAGAGAATTACAAAAGTACCCAAAACAGATACATTTGTAATGATTTCAACAGTTATAGTAGTTGTATTAACTCATAACTTAGCTTATGGAGTTATTCTTGGAATAATATTAAGTGCATTATTTTTTGCATCTAAAATATCTGAAATACAGGTTAAAAAAATCAAAGAGGATACAAAAACTATATATATAGTTAACGGTCAGTTATTCTTTGCATCAACATTAAAGTTTATTGACAGTTTTGATTTTACAGAAAAGATTCAATTTGTGGACATAGATTTATCTATGGTGAAAATTTGGGATGAATCAGCAGTTGATTCTATAGATAAAGTGGTGCTTAAATTTCATAAAAACGGAGTTAAAGCTAACTTAATAGGAATGAGTAATCAATGTTTAGAATTAGTTGATAGAATAGCTGTCCATAATAAACCAGGTGGATTAGGGGCATCCAGTAGTCATTAAATTATGATCTATATTATCATCACATGGTATGTAATGAGCTATAGTTTAGTTTCATATGAAGATTTGCCAAAGTATGATTTATTTATATCTCAAGTTAATGAATATTAATGTAATTAGTATTTAAGTAAAATTAAAATCAAAGAAAAGAGCATATCCGGTGAAGTATTAAATCTTCACTGGATATGCTCTTAAATTTTTTATCTATTATACTTTTTAAATAAATTATTGAGAGCTTGTTTGAGAATAAATGCTTCAGTTCTAGCATTTATCTTGAAAAGTCTATCAAGTTGAGTTTTAGTGAGGTAGTTGAATATTAAATTTTATTCATAAGTTTATCCTAATACATATTATTTCAACATATATTGTGATTAGACCACAAAAAGCTGACAAATATCATCCAATTAGAATTTAATGATATAATAGCATTATAAAATTAAACGTATGAGGAGAATTACTATGTTTTGCAAAAATGACCTTCAACAAACTTCATTATTTGAACCAATCAACCAAATGCCAAAATACCTTCAAGATATTTTAAATAAAAGTTGGGCTAAGGCATTTAAGGATCATATTTTTCCGCGAATAAATGAGGAGCGTTTTTCGGTTTTATATAGCAATAAAGCCTCAAGGACTAATTCACCTATTAATGTTATTCTTGGCTTACTAATTATAAAAGAAATATTTCAGCAGACTGATGAAGAGCTTATCGGCTCTATTCATTTCGATGTAAGATATCAATATGCTTTAAATACAACTAATTATGAAACACAACCAGTATCTATAAATACTCTAACAAATTTTAGAAACAGACTTGTTGAATATGAAGCGTCAACTAATGAAGACTTAATAAAAGCTGAAGTTGAAGCTTTATCCGAAAGCATTGCTAAGTATTTATCTGTTGATAATAAAAAAGTTAGAGTGGATTCGTTAATGGTTAGTTCATCATGCAAAAAATTAAGTAGAATTGAGCTAGTATATTCTATAAATAGCAGACTTATTAAAGCTCTAAATATAATAAATCCACCTATTATAAGTGATGAACTAAAACCGTACCTTGAAAAGGGGCATAAAAATGACACTATATATAGAACTCAAGATTTAAAGGCTGATTCAAAACTTTCAATTTTAATCGAACATTCTAAAATTCTATACAATATCGCTCTGAAAGCTGGAGATATAGTTACTTCAACAGAAGAGTTTCAACTTTTAAATAGAGTTATTCAGGACCAAACTACAGAAGATGCTGCAAAAAATTTAGTTATTAAAGATTCAAAAGATATAACTTCAACTAGTTTACAAAATCCAACTGACAAAGATGCAACCTACAGAAAAAAATATGGTGGTAACGTTGGTTATGTTGTTAATATACAAGAATCATTTAATGATAAAAACAGTGTTATAACAGGCTATGACCTTAAGCAAAATATTCACAGCGATTCAAAATTTGCTGATGATGTTATTGCTAATTTAGCTTCACAAAATAAAAATTCAAACTGTAAACTACTAGTTGATGGTGCTTACTATGAACAAGAAAAAGCCAAAAATGCTTTAAAACAAGGAATTGAAATGATTCCAAGTCAACTAGTTGGCAGAAAAGTATCTACTGATAAACTGAGTTATTCAAAATTCATTGTAGATGACGAAAAAAATGTAATAAGTTGTTGTCCTAACGGAGTCGAACCTGTAGAGTCTTATTATAGTTCAAAATCTTATACAGCCAAATTTGACTCCAGTACATGTGAAAAATGTCCTTTAAATTCACAATGTCCAAAGAAAATATCAAAGAAATTTAATACCATAAGAGTTAGCGAAAAAGCTTATAATACAGCTACTCAAAGAGAAAAAATGCACGAGAGTGAGTATATAAAGCTTGCAAATAAAAGGGCTGGTATAGAAGGTATTCCTTCTGTTTTGAGGAGAAGATATAAAATTGATACCATGCCTATCCGGGGATTATTGCGCTCAAAATTATGGGTTGGATTTAAAATCGCAGCCTATAACTTCAAGAAACTGTTAAAACAGTTTCTTGAAAGTGGCATAGAGTGTTTTCTCAATATAATTGCATGTATAGTTGCTGTAATAATTAACTGTTTTAAATTATATTTTTTAGAATTTGAAGCAAAGCTGTCAAACTAATCACGATACTTTATAGTTTTTGTGGTTTAATCATAATATAAATTATAATAAAATATTAATGACTCTGAATCAATTTGAGCGGGAGAACAAATTTTTTTGTGAATATTATAATTGGTGGGATAAGTATGGTCAATTTCTTTAATCAGAATCCGTCAGCTAATCTCGTAAGCGCTGAATTATGGTTAAGTTATGTAAAATTAGAAAATAAAAATCCAAATATGCTGATATACTGATATACTTAAATATGAAATCAAAAGTATGGATTCATATATAAAATATATGTTAGAGGAGTGATAAGCATGAATGAATTTATGAAAATCGGAATATTCAATGGAACAATTGCTACAACAAATGGTGTATATAAAATAAGTGATATAGATGTAGATGATGCTAAAAAGCTTATAGATGAAAATGGATTTATATCTGCAATAGGACATAAATCAACTGCTGAAGCTATTTCAGATTCATTTAATATGAATATACCTATGAGCCGTATAAATTTCAAACAAAAGGTAGGACAAAAGGCAGTGGTGTTTAAATTAAATAAAAGACCACCAGAAGGAAGTATATTATGTAGAGAAGAAATAGAAGCAATAGGATATTCATTTAAATTAATGGAAAGATTAGAATAAAAACGATCTATAGATGAAGCAATAACTAAACATTTATCAACAATATTTAGCCAAAAAAGAATGAAACACTAAGTCTCATTCTTTAATCCTATTATTTTACAGTATCATTGATATGACAATTATCTGAACTACTAAATCCACCAACAGACATAGATCATTTCCCACGTCCATCTCCATTTCTGCCTAATATTTGACTAGGAGTTCAATTGCAACTCTCAAGATTATTTTTTAGAGCTTCCTTTAATGCCCCCTTCTTCAGTTGTTATAGTTCTATTGAAACTAACTTATCAACAGTTTTATTTCTCTCTTTAAGTAGATTAACTTTAATGTAAATCAAACCGTCATAGATCTTCTTTCACATGAGATTATAGGTGGTGTTATTCTTAGTCAAGATATAAGTAAAAAAGAAAAACTTGAACAAATGCATAAAGACTTTATTTCAAATGTTTCTCTCTGCTTAATGTGTTAATTGTCAAATTAAATAGAATTTTAAGAAAAATATAATAAAGCATTTTTAGAATATTATAATCATAAACTAGAGACATAGAGACATTTGAGGGGTGTTTATGTCTATTTATTTTGACTTCAAAACTATTAAAGAACTTATAGGTGATAATTATTATAGAGAACAAAAAGAATTTACTTTAGAAGAATTATCACAGTATGATGAAAGTAACGGAAAACCTGCTTATGTAGCAATTGAAGTTATAGTTTATGATCTGAGCAAAGAATCAGCTTAGGCTGGAGGAACGCATTTTGGTATTACAGCTGGTAAAGATTTAACAGAGGAATTTAATTCTTGACATGGATTGAATAAAATTCTTAGTAATATACCTAATGTTGGAATACTTAAAGTAAAGTAATATCTATTGGAGGAATTAAGTTGACTAGTGAGGAAGGATGTCCACTTACAAAAGTTAAAATTCAGACCTCAAAGAGAATTGCGGATGATGTTGTGGGAATGGTTAAAAATACTAAAAAGATGAATGCTATTTGGTTAGAAGTAACAGGCTGCTCAGGAAATATAATTTCTTTGCTTAATAGTGAAAATCCAGGACTTTATAATATCTTAACTGATATTGTGAATTTTACTTTTAATAATACACTTATGGCTGCAGAAGGAAATTTTGCTTTTGAAAAGTTTTTAGATACATTAGATACAGAATTTATATTACTTATTGATGGTGCAGTTTCAACAAAGGAAAATGGACGTTATAACATTGTAGCTAATTATAAAGGGAAAATAATTACGGCTTTAGAAGCAGTACAATTGGCTGGAGGAAAAGCAAAATATGTGGTTTCAGTAGGAACTTGTGCTTCTCATGGTGGGATTTCAGCAGCAAAGCCAAACCCATCAGAATGTAAGAGTGTCCAAGAAGTATTAAATAGGCAAGTGATTAAATTGCCTGGGTGTCCTTGTCATCCAGATTGGGTAGTTGGTACTTTAGCACATTTGGTAGGTTATGGCATTCCGGAATTAGATGAGGAAGGAAGACCTCTTCTATTTTATGGAGTTACAATTCATGACAATTGTACAAGAAGAGGATTTTTTGATAAAGGTATTTTTGCACAAAAGTTTGGAGAAGAAGGGTGTATGTTTAAAATAGGTTGTAGAGGGCCAGTTACCAAAACTGATTGTCCTAGACGAAAGTGGAATGGCTATGTGAATTGGCCTATTGGAGATAATACTAACTGTATTGGTTGTGCACAATCACAATTTCCTGATGGAATGGAACCTTTTGTAAGGTACAAGGAGGAGTCATGAGTAAAACAATTACTATTGATCCAGTTACAAGAATCAGTGGGTTTTTAGAAATAAAAGCAAAAGTGAAGAAAAATACAATTGTAGAAGCAAATGCAAGTGGATTACTTTTTAGAGGATTTGAAAAAATGTTAAAAGGAAGGTCACCTTTAGATGCTGTATATTTTACAGAGAGAATTTGCGGAATATGCTCTACAGCTCATGCTATGGCTTCAACCTTAGCACTAGAAGATGCATTAAAAATAACCGTTAGTTTAAATGATAATTACATTCGAGATATTATGCATGGTTTTGAATTCGTACAAAACCACTTAAGGCACTTTTATCTACTTTCCATTCCTAGCTATGTAAAAATTTCTAGTGTGAACTTGCTAGAATCAGAGCAGTATAGTGATTATAGACTTCCTGAAAAAATAAATAAAAAAATAGAAGAACATTATGTTAAAAGTATTGAGCTTAGTAGATTAGCTCATGAAGGACTTGCAATTCTTGGTGGGAAAGCTCCTCATAGTC
The DNA window shown above is from Clostridium beijerinckii and carries:
- the gldA gene encoding glycerol dehydrogenase (forms dimers and octamers; involved in conversion of glycerol to dihydroxy-acetone), which codes for MLKLMRAPSKYVQGKDAFLEVYENIKDLGSSVLFICSNSGYKASKDKIEKSFEGTNTKIIFEIFSGISSTGEIERMRKIAKDNSIEIIAAIGGGSAIDTAKATAYYEKLPVVIMPTVVATDAPCTGLSVIYNDDGTFSNYIFYPKNPDVVIVDTSIIVKAPVRFLVAGMGDALGTYFEARACVKTNSPSLENGGITKSAMALCSLCYDTLLEDGYIAKLSAEKGLLTPAVENIIEANTYLSGVGADNGGLAVAHSVYNGFTALEECEKTMHGELVAFGTIAQLIIENAPQEELDKVIEFCISVGLPITLAEVGVTDTERVKIACEKACMEGESIHNMLGDVTPEELYNALLTADAIGKTILN
- a CDS encoding dipeptide epimerase gives rise to the protein MIIKSIEISEILVPLVTPFKTALRTVEAVNDIVVKVISDKGEIGYGEAAPTAVITGETKESIKSAILNYIKPSILGMEIDNLESIMEKINSCILKNTSAKAAVDMAIYDLYAKKLNSPLYKILGGYRNEITTDITISVNEIDVMVKDSIKAVNEGFNILKIKVGKEGEKDIQRIAEIRKAVGSNVSIRVDANQGWTSKQAVKIISAFEDKDLNIDLVEQPVKYWDLEGMKYVTQNTYTKILADESVFSPHDAAKIIQERAADLINIKLMKTGGIYNALKICDIAEVYGVECMIGCMLESKISVSAAANLGAARKIITMVDLDGPALCKIDPISGGPIFSGSSIKMSGKVGIGFDDIVEI
- a CDS encoding LD-carboxypeptidase — encoded protein: MIRPKPLKKGDKIGLIGASSPIPQDRIEPSIKAMEALSLEVVLGESCRGYHGFLSGSDELRAKDINDMFEDKSIKGIFAIRGGYGAARLLDMLDYNMIKKNPKVFAGYSDVTALHNVLNEKCKLITFHTPMASTEFYKGVDDYTMNYFRKNIFSDEPLGTLKNPEGQEIKTLVSGKAKGKLVGGNLSLVVSSMGTTHEIDTKDKILFLEDVDEYPYKIDRMLLQLKQCGKFKDAAGIILGAWTDCKANEGDNSLTLMEVFEELIKTENKPTIYNLACGHCMPTMSLPLGAMVKINGDKGEITIL
- a CDS encoding glycoside hydrolase; translation: MKYAIVNKAVGVLKSEPKGASENADEVLFGMNVEILKELDNNWFYVRTHYNYEGYINGDNLIINDELSKKWEKDKNIMVINSFADVLNKPEASGYEIASVTRGANLISCDEISENKRFLKVKLPSGEKGWIRKSFTSDLIIDCEIKDEEKLRENLAKCALSYIGTQYRWGGKSPLGIDCSGLCSMAYMLNGILIYRDADIKEDFPIKEITFDKLKKGDLIFFPGHAAMYLEAGNYIHSSTSNDVVKINSLNEKAENYNEYLGTCAKRFGSIFK
- the nhaA gene encoding Na+/H+ antiporter NhaA encodes the protein MKKNVYNKTFNQFLSFFKNESASGIILLIFAIAAIIIANSNFATTYNNILHTYITIGYKNFSLSMSLLHWINDGLMAIFFLVVGMEIKREVVFGELKSLKKTILPVSAAVGGMIVPAIIYALLNYNEPTATGWGIPMATDIAFALGILSLVGRKAPKGIIVFLTALAIVDDLGAIIVIAIFYTSQISWIALIMGLIIFIVLILANRFNVKYTAIFIIGGLVLWVCLLKSGIHATIAGVLLGMALPIGKTVDEFETSILYRVDKTLSPWSSFLVMPIFALANSGITIDISSIGTIVKTPISLGIIFGLVIGKQIGIFGVSYILVKLKVAKLPSKVTKRHLYGASVLGGIGFTMSIFVSSLSFADETALTTAKISIMIASILAAILGGITFSFIKLKSEKVN
- a CDS encoding sodium-independent anion transporter — its product is MKEIKQEWFGNIKGDLLAGIVVCMALIPEAIGFAIVAGVDPMVGVYASFCMSLIISIFGGRTGMISAAAGAMALVLASLVKEHGIEYMLVATILTGVFQVVLGFFKIGNLLKFIPRPVMIGFVNALGIMMFKSQLPYFKGSFILIILGAIGISIIYLLPKLTRVVPSPIVAIIVVTLIVVIFKIDITTLGDMGKINSDLPNFLIPNIPFNMETLKIILPYSISLSLVGLVESLLTAQLIDDLTDTPSNKNRECVGQGLANVVCGFFGGIAGCGMIGQTLINHNYGGRGRLSTLTSGTVMLISVIVLNKFVVQIPVVALGAVMVVVSITTFNWGSIKRITKVPKTDTFVMISTVIVVVLTHNLAYGVILGIILSALFFASKISEIQVKKIKEDTKTIYIVNGQLFFASTLKFIDSFDFTEKIQFVDIDLSMVKIWDESAVDSIDKVVLKFHKNGVKANLIGMSNQCLELVDRIAVHNKPGGLGASSSH